The segment TGAATGTACTTCCCAGAGGGGCTGAAAACCCAGCTTCAGTGCACCCTAGTCTGTTTCAGGGGCAGTAGGCATGTATACTAGATACCTTCACACACTTTTCAGGTGAGTTTTAAAGAAATCTATTTAGAAATGCACAAACTAATACTAACATGAAGGAgcatgcattgtggtgcagttggttgaGCCTTGGCTTGGGAAACTCGCATCCCTTAGAGGAGTacctggatcaagtcccagttATTCTGCTTCTGACCAAGCTTTCTACTAATATGCATGACAGActtggacaatggcccaagtgctcaggtttGACATCActtaggagatctggatggagttctgggctccagcctcagcctgagctcttttggacatttggggagtaaaccagtggagaaAAGATACCTCTGTTTCAAATAGGATGAAAAATGACTAACGAAAGATAAAAAGATTGAAGAAAATTTCCTTGCAACAGTCTTCTAGAGCAAAGATCCTTTTCACAGACGAAGAATCTGCACAAGTATGCTTGCattattttctggaattctctgttttacattttttctcaGTTCAATCATAGCATCTCCTGCTACAATAATGAACAACAGTTGTCTTAGGACATATAAAGTTAGAGAATTGCAACCTATGGATAAGGAAgattaatacaaaaatattttctttatgcatagGAAGATTGGGACTCAAAGTTGACTTTGTGTGCTCCCTGATACCAAACACTTCAACTGCAAATGAGAGGGTTTATGATCATAAAAGTTGTAAAGCAGCATTACCAGGTtgctatgaaaaaaattttaaaaatatttgaataagatACACCTCTCAAACACAAGATAATTTACTGAGGTCTTGAGGCAAATACAAAATTTATCTGTTTAAGCTTTTAAAacttcaacatttcttttaaaaaatccttatttcTGATACCTGACATGTGTAGAAAATACTAATGTTACATTTGtgttcattgatttttgtatgtttatgtgCACTTAATTATACCACATTTATCAAAATTTGAACCCCACCAATGACCAGGATAGAAGTTATGGATCACATGGCAGACGGACAGGAGTGGGCACACAACATGGTTAAGATACCCCTCTCCTACTCAGGATTGTCTGAGTTGGATTCCTGGCTATCGTTCATTACTTGGCTTCCTCCCagacttgggaggcagtggtgatgactcaactaCGTGAGAgactgctacccatgtaggagacctggatcaagttccagcttccagcttccaaaGTAGTCCATCCAAAgacactgtaggcatttgggagtcaatcaatggatgggagctctctctctcttcatccatctctccctccctgcttccctctcgctctctctctgtgtgtctccctatgAAACAAAAAGGCAATTTAGAAGGGAAACCAGAAAACCTGAGAATGAGTAAACCTTTGAATGATAACTAACACACGACAGTATTTTCCTATCATGAACGATCAACATTAAGTTAGTGATGACATAATACAGTCTTGGCATTTAGATTGCACTTAAGTCAATGGAATTTCTACCATTGTTAAAATAAGGTATATTTAACTGCTTCTTAATTACCCTTATTTAGAGTATTATCTTTGAAGGCAAAAGggcattttgtattcttttttattagaaGTCTAGGATGTTtctctaactccatctgtcaaataaaaaaatgtctaGCTTGCATTTGACTGTGTTCATGGACTAGGTAGTTCGAATGTTCTGGGTTTCCTAACACTTTTCAGTTCCTCCAAaagccattctttttattttatttattctatggaCTTTAGAGTTACCCTTATGTTATACCCATGACTAGCTGAATGAAAACTATATACAGAGTAACTGTATGCAAACACTATGTGCCCATGTCTCCTTTTTCCATCCCTATCTTCTTTTCCAGAAGGAGCACAGCCTCTGTTGAAACACAAAATCTGACGTGTGTCCTAGAATTCCATCTCGTGGGCTTCTCAGAGGATCCAACCCTGCAGTCCCTCCTGTTTGGGCTGTTCCTGTCCATGTACCTGGTCACGGTGCTCGGGAACCTGCTCATCATCCTGCTCATCATCTCTGACACCCACctgcacacccccatgtacttcttcctctgcaaCCTGTCCTTGGCTGATGTGGGTTTCACCTCCACCACGGTTCCCAAGATGATTGTGGACatccacactcacagcacagTCATCTCCTATATGGGCTGCCTGACACAGATGTCTCTCTCTATTATCTGTGGAAGCATGGATTATTTGCTTCTGACCGTGATGGCCTATGACCGGTTTGTCGCCATCTGTCACCCACTGCATTACCAGGTCATCATGAACCCCTGCCGTTGTGGCTTCTTGGTTACAGTGTCTTTTGTGGCCAGTCTTTTTGATTCCTTGCTGCACAACTTGATATTATTACCAGTTACCTGCTTCAAGGCAgttgaaatttctaatttcttttgtgaCCCTTCTCAGCTTCTCAATCTTACATGTGATGACACCTTCAAACATGACATTGTCATATATCTTATTGGTATCACATTTGGGTTTTTCCCTATCTCAGGGATCCTCTTCTCTTACTATAAAATCGTGTCCTCCATTCTGAGAGTCCCATCCCCAGATGGGAAGTacaaagccttctccacctgtggctcccacCTGTTGGTCGTTTGCTTATTTTATGGATCAGGTTTAGGCGTCTATCTCCGTGCATCCTTCTCCACCTCTTCCAGAAAGAGTGCTGTGGCCTCACTGATGTACACCATGGTCACCCCTATGttgaaccccttcatctacagcctgaggaacagggaCATCAAGAGAGCTCTGCAGAGAACTGTCAACAGAATAAGCTAATCTCACTGCCCTTGCCATCCTTGTGCTCTTAGAATTGAAATGGGCAGCTCCAAGAAGTACTGAATCAGTCATCAGGTCACAGCATGTGAAGGCATCTATCATCATCTCCATGTCTTTTGGGCTTCTCTTTCCACAACCATTCCTctcaacatatgggatgctagcgctgtagtctgggtctttaacctgctgtgtcactctGCAGGCCCCAGGTTGGAGCTCTTAAAATCACTACTCTACTTTCTACCTTTCTTTAATAAAACCTCACTCATGGTCACTAACCTTAACTACATCGGAAGTGTGGTgcatttctcttctctccccactCAGGCCTCAGTGTTTGAGAGACCCCCTTCAGTTCCCATTTCTGTTCACTCAtttttccctctttgcctttGTCCTGCAGTAACTATTGGACCCATTGCCCATATCCCATTCTCTCCATTAAGATAACtggatttgtttctgtttcttgactGATGAATACATCATGTCATGGGGCAAAAGGTAAAGGATGAGCTGTGATGGGAGTACTTAAAAATGTACACAAGGGGGCAGTGCAGTtgtgtaggaggttaagcctctgccagcagtactagcaccccatatgggtgctggttcaagtcttggctgctccacttctgatgcagctccctactatgggctgggaaagcagtagagggtagCCTaaatgctcaggcccctgcacccatgtggtagacccagaagaagcacctggatcctggctttatttagcccagttccagctgttgaagccatttggtgagtgaatccgtggatggaagaactctgttgctccttctaactctgcctgttgaataaaataaatcttaaaacttttttaatgtGCTCAAGAAAACAAGCCAGGGAccgctctgtggcacagcaggttaatgccctggcttgaggtgcaggcatctcatataggcaccggtttgagacccagctgctccactttcaatccagctctctgctgtggcctgggaaagcagtggaagatggcccaagtccttgggcccctgcacccatgtgggagaccaggaagaagctcctggctcctggctaagataggcacagctcaggctgttgcagccattttgggagtgaatcatcagagaGCACAAGCGTTTACACTTTCAGGAGCTGTGAACACCAAGTAATCTGAGAAATGCATTCTCCACGAAGATGAAGTCTTCCTATATGAGTCAAGGTCAGTCAAATCAAGTCTTCCTATATGAGTCAATGGAGATGTTAGTTAAATGGCTGGTGTGAGAATGATGGAGGGACTCTGCTGATGaaggcctggggcagcagggtgGGGTCTGCAGAACTCCCAAAATGAGGGACAGTGTCTATTCATATGCCAGTTCCTCTGCTGGAGCTTTCTGCTGAGAGCATGGTGGTGTGATGGGTTTAGGTCTATGCTGGAAAAGGGACTGACATCTCCACAATTTTGTGCTGAGAGCCTGGACATCCACAGAAACCACAGTCCTGGACAACTCCTAATATGATCCCAGTGACCCTGTGATTCTGTGTCTGTGTCACAGCTGAGACTCAGCTCCTTGAGTGCATCCTGTACCCAATGACTGGCTTCAAATCCATACCAGTGGACTTCAAAAAGTACGTATAAAAATGAGGTTAAATTACAAGTTTgttttgatacaaaaatatttgaaattcacagtttttcattatgtgcattttcatgaagtttttgaagatttccTCATAGGTAGACATGAATGTCAGtaagtttttgcatcaaaatatggTGTTCTGAATTACTGAAGGGAAAGAGCAAATTCTAAGTACATAAGCATCAGTAGCTTTCTAATTTCCCAACATACAtcaattaaagagaaaaattagaaTTTGTCTTTAAATAAGCAAAGTCACAAATATCCAACACATACATCTACAACCCTGGCCTGCCACTGCTGTTTTGGGCATAT is part of the Oryctolagus cuniculus chromosome 16, mOryCun1.1, whole genome shotgun sequence genome and harbors:
- the LOC100347449 gene encoding olfactory receptor 7E178-like is translated as MKTIYRVTVCKHYVPMSPFSIPIFFSRRSTASVETQNLTCVLEFHLVGFSEDPTLQSLLFGLFLSMYLVTVLGNLLIILLIISDTHLHTPMYFFLCNLSLADVGFTSTTVPKMIVDIHTHSTVISYMGCLTQMSLSIICGSMDYLLLTVMAYDRFVAICHPLHYQVIMNPCRCGFLVTVSFVASLFDSLLHNLILLPVTCFKAVEISNFFCDPSQLLNLTCDDTFKHDIVIYLIGITFGFFPISGILFSYYKIVSSILRVPSPDGKYKAFSTCGSHLLVVCLFYGSGLGVYLRASFSTSSRKSAVASLMYTMVTPMLNPFIYSLRNRDIKRALQRTVNRIS